In a genomic window of Tachysurus vachellii isolate PV-2020 chromosome 13, HZAU_Pvac_v1, whole genome shotgun sequence:
- the mapk8ip1a gene encoding C-Jun-amino-terminal kinase-interacting protein 1a, translating into MSLDEYEDDDLSEVTEITDENAGLLSHRDFDIQEHMICPSNRSRDMGRRRGAVELQKEMLQLDLIDAEGGTQEEGGEDEEEEKEEEEEEEERPLLLIDEHREEERSLIAAMDTYRPKRPTTLNLFPQVPRTQDTINNNSFGKKDRRKEKKSHPASPHIKGAQLATCERVTPVDGDKVQASSRLVCEPAASMKNKAPVSNCKKQDKPSDSVGNNICTVPVSNHATMKDTTRDGNLTGTVSKEKSHYNSVNGCREHVQYPGENGYTHPNSDKNKDKSKETRQDIQLSPVGAEQERPFLSQSSDSNRMSISSDTELPPLHFHSLAERTNPSISEEDEVYAPTPPCRTDSLSEAADSVSSTKTGDTAAVKAADSTDASGLTYDSVKYTLVVDEHSKLELVSLKQCYQGYDSDSDNTVYESAVDDDDEDHDADDDEEESGAGGLNRDTSGLSTDSATDTTSDVPRSRKFLNVFINRRPRFPGVESFGLFSCIIDGEEREQSHRAVFRFIPRHEDELELEADDPLLMEMQAEDLWCEAYNMRTGSRGIFPAFYAVKITKDNQPKEVKSDWLDTFWVKFLGSVQVPYHKGNDVLCAAMQKIATNRRTMQFNPPSMCIVEINIRGVKIIVQDECEVSGRGDKYCHFFQLKNISFCGCHPKNKKYFGLITKHPAHQRFACHVFFSEEHAAYLAESVSKAFQQYYKEHMEYSCPTEDIFLE; encoded by the exons GAACACATGATTTGTCCATCCAATAGAAGCAGGGACATGGGCCGGAGGAGGGGGGCCGTGGAGCTGCAGAAGGAGATGCTTCAGCTGGACCTGATAGATGCTGAGGGAGGCACCcaggaagaaggaggagaagacgaagaagaggagaaggaggaggaggaggaggaggaggagaggccTCTGCTGCTCATCGATGAGCACCGAGAGGAAGAGCGGTCACTGATCGCCGCCATGGATACGTACCGGCCCAAGAGACCCACCACCCTTAATCTGTTCCCGCAGGTGCCAAGGACTCAG GACACAATTAATAATAACTCTTTTGGtaaaaaagacagaaggaaagagaagaagtCCCATCCAGCTTCACCTCACATAAAGG GGGCCCAGCTAGCCACATGTGAACGTGTTACCCCCGTCGATGGGGACAAGGTCCAAGCCAGCAGCCGGTTGGTTTGTGAGCCGGCTGCATCTATGAAAAACAAAGCTCCTGTGTCTAACTGCAAGAAACAGGATAAACCTTCTGACAGTGTGGGTAACAACATCTGTACAGTCCCGGTGTCCAATCACGCAACCATGAAGGACACGACCAGGGATGGGAATTTGACCGGGACTGTCAGCAAGGAGAAATCCCATTATAACTCCGTTAATGGATGCCGGGAACATGTACAGTACCCTGGAGAAAACGGGTATACACACCCCAACTCGGATAAAAACAAGGACAAGAGTAAGGAGACGAGGCAGGACATCCAGTTGTCACCAGTGGGTGCTGAGCAGGAGAGACCTTTCCTTTCCCAGAGCAGCGACAGCAATCGCATGTCCATCAGCTCCGATACTGAACTCCCTCCGCTGCATTTCCATTCCCTAGCCGAACGTACCAACCCATCCATCAGCGAAGAGGATGAAGTGTACGCTCCAACACCTCCGTGCAGGACCGATAGCCTCAGTGAGGCAGCAGACTCTGTTTCCAGTACAAAAACAGGCGACACGGCAGCTGTGAAGGCAGCAGATAGCACGGACGCCTCGGGACTGACGTACGACTCGGTGAAATACACCCTGGTGGTGGACGAGCACTCGAAGTTGGAGCTGGTTAGTCTAAAGCAGTGTTACCAAGGCTACGACAGCGACAGCGACAACACCGTCTACGAGTCGGCTGTCGACGATGACGATGAGGATCATGATGCAGACGACGACGAGGAAGAGTCAGGTGCAGGAGGATTGAACAGAGACACTTCCGGTCTGTCCACAGACTCTGCCACTGACACCACGTCAGACGTGCCTCGCTCGCGCAAATTCCTCAACGTCTTCATAAACAGACGTCCGCGCTTTCCTG GTGTGGAATCCTTTGGCCTTTTCTCCTGCATTATCGATGGTGAGGAGAGAGAGCAGAGCCACAGGGCAGTGTTCAG GTTCATCCCGAGGCACGAGGATGAGCTGGAGTTGGAGGCGGACGACCCGTTGTTGATGGAAATGCAAGCGGAGGATCTGTGGTGTGAAGCCTACAACATGCGCACCGGCTCCAGAGGCATTTTTCCGGCTTTCTACGCAGTTAAAATCACCAAGGACAACCAGCCTAAAG AGGTCAAAAGTGACTGGCTAGACACCTTCTGGGTGAAATTCCTGGGCTCTGTTCAAGTGCCATATCATAAAGGGAATGATGTGCTTTGTGCAGCTATGCAGAAG ATTGCCACAAACCGAAGAACGATGCAGTTCAACCCTCCCTCCATGTGCATCGTGGAGATCAACATAAGAGGAGTGAAGATCATCGTTCAGGACGAGTGTGAGGTTTCCGGAAGG GGTGACAAATACTGTCACTTCTTTCAGCTGAAGAACATCTCTTTCTGTGGATGCCATCCAAAGAACAAAAA GTATTTTGGACTCATCACCAAACACCCAGCACACCAGAGGTTCGCCTGCCATGTGTTCTTCTCAGAGGAGCATGCTGCATATCTGGCTGAATCTGTCAG CAAAGCGTTTCAGCAGTACTACAAAGAACACATGGAGTACTCCTGTCCCACAGAGGACATCTTCCTCGAATGA